In one window of Tripterygium wilfordii isolate XIE 37 chromosome 1, ASM1340144v1, whole genome shotgun sequence DNA:
- the LOC119995314 gene encoding uncharacterized protein LOC119995314, with protein MNQWTRHTGRNLGFVVISLWSKIGDPGKSLKNSTKLTGSKKYNWPFRLKEMKLQTNDDWMIRVVNGIHNHLATIYMEGHSFAGRLSTEENNIMIDMSTNLVKARTILSTLKSKDPENVSTIKTIYNARQKYRVAEKAGKSQMQQLLYNLSEHEYIYFYRANDETNELLDLFFAYPRSLDILIALPFVVFMNSTYKTNRFHMPLFEIVGVTSTNKTLSIAFVLLQSEKEDNYTWAMSCLCSMLWN; from the exons ATGAACCAATGGACACGTCATACTGGACGAAATCTTGGGTTCGTTGTTATCAGCTTATGGTCGAAAATTGGAGATCCTGGAAA ATCCTTGAAGAACTCAACAAAACTTACAGGGTCCAAGAAATACAATTGGCCATTTCGattgaaagaaatgaaattGCAAACCAATGATGATTGGATGATCAGGGTTGTTAATGGAATTCATAATCATCTAGCAACAATATACATGGAAGGACATTCGTTTGCTGGTAGACTCTCAACTGAGGAAAACAATATCATGATTGATATGTCAACGAATTTGGTGAAAGCACGCACCATATTGTCTACACTAAAGAGCAAAGATCCAGAGAATGTCTCTACTATAAAAACAATCTACAATGCTCGCCAAAAGTATCGAGTTGCAGAAAAGGCAGGTAAGTCTCAAATGCAACAACTTCTCTATAACTTGAGTGAGCACGAGTACATATATTTCTATCGGGCTAATGATGAGACTAACGAGCTCCtagatttattttttgcttatCCACGCTCATTAGACATATTAATTGCCCTTCCATTTGTTGTGTTTATGAATTCCACTTATAAGACAAACAGGTTTCATATGCCACTTTTTGAGATTGTTGGCGTAACATCAACCAATAAGACACTTTCTATAGCATTTGTCTTGCTCCAATCAGAGAAGGAAGATAATTACACTTGGGCGATGAGTTGTTTATGCTCCATGCTGTGGAATTAG
- the LOC120001301 gene encoding S-protein homolog 6 gives MKILTSILIILCVAVGTIFSSILQSFGSEDQYEVRVINGFTNNSSLPLVIWCTSSMEDEIGGRALQEGDDFGWSVRTSFWGPSGNSFFCTMKWDQKRKKFEAFKVSRDVHRCGLYRMCSWLVKEDGFYFSNDEVNWVRDFSWS, from the coding sequence ATGAAGATCTTGACAAGCATTTTGATTATACTTTGTGTAGCCGTTGGAACCATTTTCTCGTCAATCCTTCAGTCTTTTGGTTCAGAAGATCAGTACGAGGTTCGTGTCATTAATGGCTTCACAAACAACTCATCGTTGCCTCTGGTGATTTGGTGTACATCTTCCATGGAAGATGAAATCGGTGGACGTGCTCTTCAAGAGGGAGATGATTTTGGTTGGAGTGTGAGGACTAGTTTTTGGGGTCCTAGTGGTAATAGTTTCTTTTGTACAATGAAATGGGACCAAAAGAGGAAGAAATTTGAAGCCTTTAAGGTTTCTAGAGATGTTCATCGTTGTGGGTTGTATAGAATGTGTTCTTGGTTGGTCAAGGAAGATGGGTTTTACTTCAGCAATGATGAAGTTAATTGGGTAAGGGACTTTTCTTGgtcataa